The window agcaggCTGAGCGCCCAGGCGGCCGCGATCATCCCGTAGGAGCGCTTGGTGGGCTGCTGCAGCGTCTTCAGCGGGTGGCAGACGGCGATGTAGCGGTCGGCCGTCATGGCCACCAGCATGTACGCCGAGGCGAACATGCCGAAGACCTGCAGGTGCTTGACGACCCGGCAGAGCCCGTCGGGGCCGTGGAAGCGGTGGGTCacctcccagcagagctggggcagcacCTGGAAGAAGGCCACCACCAGGTCGGCCAGGCTGAGGTGCCGGATGAAGAGGTGCATGCGGGACGCCTTGCGCGGCGTGCGCCGCAGGGCCAGCAGCACGCTGCCGTTCCCCACCACCGCCACGGCGAAGGTGACGGCCAGCACGGCGATCTCCAGCTTCGCCAGCTCCTCGTCCCGCCCGAAGGGGTCCCAGCCGCCCAGGCTGCCGTTGGGCGACCCCGACCACGCCTCGGGGCTGGgactgctgccgccgccgggctCCGCCGCCCGCCACCGGCTGTCGTTCCCGGGCGAGGGAGCCGCCCGGGGGGAGCCGGCGCCGCCGGCGAGGCGCATGGAAGGGGCTGCGCGGCGGGacctggcccggcccggcccgacccCCGCACGCCCGCtcggccgccgccgctgcccgccgcctcGCCGCTCCGGAGCGCCGGGCCAGGTGCCTTTATCCCCCCGCCGCgggaggcgaggcgaggcgaggcgagggGGGGAGCTCCCGTGCCAGTGGCTGCCCAGCGCCTGACGCcagccccctccttccccggctgccgccgccgccccgtccgcgcccgcccgcccccgccggcccggGAGGCTCGTGCCGCCGCGCCCTGCACGGGACCGCCCCGCCGAGGCACCGGGGCCGTTCCGCCCGGAAAGTGCTGCTCCGAGCGGGAACGGGGTCGGGcgccccttccctgcctccgcggagcccggcggggcggggaagAAACGAGGGGCAGCGGGAAGAGCTGCTCGGGCCGAACCGCTGCGCCCGGAGAGCTCCCTCACGGCCACCTAGAGCAGCTCTTAAAAGTTTAACTGAGAATCGAAATGTTGCTGTAACCACGCAGAGCAGATGGAGGTCTGTCGGTATCGGTCTGCATGTCCCTGAACCTGCTTCTCCCCAAGGCAAAGGGGCTGGTCTGTAAGTGCAGCTTTGGCTCCAAAAGGAATCCCAGCAGGGCCTTTCGCATTTCGCAGTCCTGCTGGGATAAACCCCAGCGAGGTGAATTGTTAGAAGAATTGCACGGACTTGGAAAGCAACCCGCTAAAGCTAATGTTTTTAAAGGTTTCAGGATTTCATCTGGGACAATATCCCCCAGACATTTCTGCAAGTACAATCCAAATCTCTTCATTTCCTAGCGAACTCCTGGCAGCAGGCCAATTAAATGTCCACTTTAAACATGTTTGAGCTGAAGAGGTTTCTTCCTCTTGGTAGAGTGGACTTGGTGCAAATTCTGGTCCCATTGCCATGAGTGTGGATTTGCACCCTGATTGCACCGTCATTTAGCAACTGTTTCCTTCAGTCACACAAAAATGCCTAAGATTAGAACAAAGAAATAGTACATTAGATGCCTATCCTACTTTACTTTTAATAAAACTCTCTAGTTCTGCTCATATGTGATTGCAGTTAAATTTAGCTGCAGAAAAGATGTGGGGGTTTTCCTACCGGTTTtacagggagaaggaaaaagggtgAAGAATTAAAGATTAACTCATACTTCTGGATTAAAAAGATGTTTCCAAAAATTTTGACTCCAGGAGAGTCTTCCAGCTTAACATACAAGATGTTGATATGCTTCTGAACATGCTAGAATTGTGCAAGGCTTTATCCCAGGCCGCCTTCTGGGCTTGTTAGCCCGTGAGAGCGTACATGCACCCACACCAGCCTGCCACTACCCTTCCTTTGCTTGGGGGTCAGTGGCAGCAGTCTAGGGCGACACCTGCTCCAACAGTGCAAATAATTGGCATGAGGTTTTCTGTAAAAAGCTgcaaacctccccccccccaatggaATACAGACAAAACATGTGGCTgtgctaattttctttctttctttaaagatgcCTTGGTTCCAAAGCCTAATTTTTTATGAACAGTTCAGTGTATTATTCACAGCTTAGTGCTTATTCCATCTTACACAGTGAACATTACTGCAGGTattggtaagaaattaaaactttgtGGAGTCAAAAACTTTGTAAGTCAAACTCACATTCATTCACACACATGCAgacatagacacacacacacacacactcacaacTTTTCAACAGATCCCTATGTTACCTTAGCTACACATTGTATTAGACCTAGGAAACCCCATGAACCACGCAGCACATCAGTGTGTGTGACTATAGGTTTCAGGTCAAATACAGAGGGAAATTAAAACCACATACCACAAATCTCACAGTACCACACAGCTAGCAAGGCTGCTTTCCCATCCAAAGCATCATACCCTGCCATGAGAAGAGTTCCTTGCCTGCCTCTCCAACGTGCTTTACAGGAGCTGAACACTGCATAAACGAATGGTGTTACTCAGGAAACTCTGCTGACAGGTTTTCTGCTGTGCAAACCAGGTAAGGATCATAAAGCTCTATTCACTACTGGGTATGTAATTCCATTAATAGAAGAGGTGAAAAATTCAGGCCtaagaaaaacatatttgtaaCAGCCAAATAGTGAGATAAGGGTGATTGTGCTAGTTCAGAGTACTGAGAGTCTGTCAAGCCCACATCATCTCAGATATATCCCTTCTGAAGGCATACTCAGTTCCTCTGAATAGTGTTTGTAAGAGTGTTTCCAGAGCAAAGGGTTGGAAACTTGCCTCAGCATCATTGCACAAGGCTGCACCTGGTGATTACGTGCAGTGTTAAGCATGAAATTGATACTGATTTTTGCTGCATTGTACTCTGTCAGACAGAAGTAGCCTAGGGCTAGTCTTaggcctttttttccccatccccaaATTAGTCACTATGTTTTTATAGATAATATATCTAACCAGACTGTTgcaaatttgtttctttcaagaGATCTAGGTAATTCAGTGGggaattttatttatatctggtatttaaaaaatgtgctcCCTGCTTTAGATATTAAATAAATTCAGGTCTCTTGAGGTTTCCAGCCTGGTCTTGTTTACTCCATTCTAGCAGTATCAGTGTGTAGATAGGGTAAGTCTTAGATAAAATGCTGTTGTTCAAATTAATCAGTAgagttttcagttttccaggTAGGTGTCCTTTATCAAGCTGAACAAGTAATGCTCTCCTATCTGACCAGACATGGAGAGCGTCCCTCTGCTCACAGAAAGCTGTAACACAGGGAGCAACgtggggaaaaagcagaaacagaaaacttgtAGAATACCcttctaaagagaaaaattgtaACTGGGAATGCTGCTAGAGAAAATGAACATCTTTGCCCTGTGATTCACCTGGAGCTCAGCTTGGAGCTGAAGTCTCAGTAAAGAAAATTGAAGTTGCTGTTACAAGAAGCCTTTATTTGTTCTCGCTAGGCACACAGCTTTCTATAAAACTATCTAAGGATGGCAAGGGTTTCTAGCGTATTCTCTGCTGGCATATAGGTTTCTGTAAAAGTGCTTAAAGGTTGGCAGATATCTTTCTGTATGTTGAATTCATTGATGACTGTCGAATACTCTTAAACCTAATTGGAATATGACCTGGTTTGTGGCCAAAAGCAGCTGTTTGACGTTCATCCCTTGCTGCTGTGGTGGTGACTTTTGCTGCCTTTAGACAGTCTTAGTCTCTTCTTCCATGGCTAAAGAAATGCTTTGAGCAAGTCAAAAGCTCAGGATTTTAATCCTGGGAAATTGATgatgttttgtattttgctgGATAACTTTCCACCAAAAAGTAGGGGGCTTTCAGCATAATCTTCTTCAGGAAAACTGGCAGTTTCGAATTGTAGCTACTCATAGTCAAAACATGATTGTCTGCCAGCTTTTGTAAAGAGTTACTCTAGTCATTAGAATTGCAAAAAAGCAatataagcaaaaaaaagaaggtcAAGCTTTTTTATCAAATAAATTCCTCATGCAGGATGAGGGCTAAAGCACTGCTAAAAAAAAGGAGGCCTGTTTATTTGTAGAGGATTCAGCTGTCTCGTTAAATAGTATATAAACCATCTACAGAGATACAAACAGTTGTCTCCTCTGATCTGTCTCCAAGTGTGAAGTATCTGTACTGCTCCCTTCCACACACACTATTTAGTAAGTAAAGCTGAGTTTGATAAGCCCTTCCCAGAGCCACAAGACTTAGATACTGCAGACCCCAACCTTTAAAATCACAGCTATGGGAACCGACTGTGGGAGAAAGCCTGTGTGCCGAGTGACGGACTGCTGAAAGCTGGGGACACCAGGGCGGCAAGCTGGTGTCCCGTCCATCTACCATCCCCAGGAAGGGAATGTCAcctgaaggcaggcaggaggacaTCTGGGACTCAGTGCGGCCTCCTGAAAAAATGCCTTGTTTAAAACCTGTATTGGTCTAGCTTTTTGGCTACTGGAGCACAACTAAGAGGAGAATTGCCCGCAAACGACTCTCAGAACAGATTACACGTCCGAATTCTGGGTTCTGAAAAGGCTGTAGTACAAGACTGAGAAATGAGTAAGACTGAGGACAAACTCCCACTCTGGAAAACATGGAATTAAGACACCTGCCGCAGGAGACAGGCCTTCAGGATTAGCCCTCAGGGTGCAGTTTGCAAAAACCCAGTTCATTGTCTGGAAATGACTAAAAGTGGCCAGGAAACACAGAACCTTAAGGTTACGCTCcaagttttcctttgcttattaACTGAAACCGCATCCAGATTCTAGTATTTTTACACATAGGAAATCGTATCAGACCATCTCTGTTTTACggcatttctctctttccataCTGGAGGTCGAGTGCTATACCCAGAGCAGTACCACAGAGCAGCCTATACGGCTAAATGTCACCAGACGCAGCAGCGCGTtgccctccctctccctttgcctcCTTCCTTGCAGCCTTGCTGACCTGCCTGATAGCAATCAGGGCCTTTGGGAGTCTCAGAGTTCAGCCATTCCCTCGCAGGAATGTTAACACAGCAGcttcccagcctggctggctTTGAAGGTGGTGAAGGAAACGGGCATTTGAAGGGACGATGGACCTTTGCACGTTTATAACCTTGGGGAAAGAATGGACCAAAAACCACAGTGAAAGCTTCTGCCTTTCCCCCTTGCGTCAGGTTGCTCAGACTTTCAGTGCATCCGCGGCACAATAAAATCTCTCTGAGACAGTTTAACTAGAGGCCCAGCCAGCAATCTCTCATTTAATCTCAAGGTTTAAAATCATCGGGGCATAAATCCACAGATTCATTCAATGCTGTCattggcagaaaaggaagaatttagAACTGAGCTTTCCCATGTTGTATCTACCTTGTGAAATAGTATAAGCTCAGACGTTCCAGACGTGACAGAGACTTAATATACATTTTGCACTTCTACGGATACTGCATCAGTGTTATTGCTTTAAGCACATGATCGGTGGTTTTATCTCTCAGTTCTCTTATTTCAGAGACATTAAAGGCTCTCATTTATGATCTCGTATGCCTTGAGCCAGTTTTTAAATTACTCCTATCTCGAGTTTCATTCCATCTGTAACCTACTGTTTCTATCACTGTGTTAACACCTACCTTATGCTTCCTTATGCCTTTTACACGTTTTGATTCATCTAGGGGCAATTTAATAATGATCTTTGTGTTGTCTCCTAGTTAACATATGCTAA of the Grus americana isolate bGruAme1 chromosome 1, bGruAme1.mat, whole genome shotgun sequence genome contains:
- the AVPR1A gene encoding vasopressin V1a receptor isoform X2; protein product: MRLAGGAGSPRAAPSPGNDSRWRAAEPGGGSSPSPEAWSGSPNGSLGGWDPFGRDEELAKLEIAVLAVTFAVAVVGNGSVLLALRRTPRKASRMHLFIRHLSLADLVVAFFQVLPQLCWEVTHRFHGPDGLCRVVKHLQVFGMFASAYMLVAMTADRYIAVCHPLKTLQQPTKRSYGMIAAAWALSLLLSTPQYFIFSLSEVERGSQVYDCWAHFIMPWGPRAYITWITGGIFVAPVLILVTCYGFICYHIWRNVRGKTRPGEAVAAGGGRRAGGGGGPRRGLLLAPCVSSVKTISRAKIRTVKMTFVIVSAYVVCWAPFFTIQMWSVWDQRFPWILKTLRLPSRLCWPV